The nucleotide sequence ACGCCAGGCACCGCAGTTAGGGGCGGTGGAACTGATCCCGCAGCTCAACCTCGGTGCCCAGGTCCAGCAGGCGCACGTCTGACCTGGAAGGCTTTCCGGATGCTCGGCGGAGTTTCACGGCGATAGCACGGTCGAACGAGTCGTAGGTCTGGCGCACACGGCGCGGCCGCGTCTCTGTAGAGCACCGCCCGATCACGAGGCCAGGCCCCGGGCATCGACAACCGACGAGGAGGCCTGTAGCCGGCGCCACGCAGACTCGTCCCATGGCGTGTAGGGCAGCTATCCCGACACGATGACCTTGCTCGAACGACCACGACTCGCTCGCCTGTCACGCAGCCGCCGCCACGCCGAGCTGGCCAGCTCGACCTCCTGGCGGGTGAAACCCAGCGCGTCGATTAACAGTGTTTGGTCGACCAGCTCGACCGCCTCAGCTGTACGACCGTCCCGCAGCAATTCGTCCACCTTCGTTGCCAGTGCCTCGTCGACCAGGGCCGGGCTCGGGATGGGAATGTGCTCCGCTTCGGAGGGCTCCAGCTCAAGAATGCCGCCGCCGTAACTGCGCCCCACCACTTCTGCCGACGCGCAGGTAACGCTGTTCAGCGAAGCAACGGCTAGCTGCGTGGCTGTGGCATCGGTCCTGCGGAGGGTCACTCGGTGCACGGTGTCCGTGCTGGTCGCATCTGTGAGGTTTGCGAAGATCCGTGGATACCTGTGGATCTGTCGGAGCATGAAGCCGTCAGGAGAACTGGTGGACGGAACGCGCCACCAATCACGGCGAATCCGGCACTTGTAGCCAAGGTGCACCTCCTCGGCTTCACCCTCCTCGACGTGCCGACGGAGGCCGGCGTGGGTCTCGGGGGACACGTCGGAGGGCACGTCCAGCAGTCGCGTCCTCGCGGCTGTGATGGCCTGCTCATTGAGGTCCGCGGGGGTGAATGCCACCCCGGTCAGCTGTGCGCTGCGGGACACGAGACCCTTGGTGAGATCGGCCAGGTCCAGAGCAGCAGCGTCGCCCGCGGTCATCGTGAAAAAGCTATTCCTGCCCGTCACGACGCCCACGTCAACAGAGGCCCAGGCGCCCACGGTGGTCAGCCGGGCGTCCTCCCGCATGCTCCGCAGCCCAGCGACCTCGTCCGCGGCCAGGTAATACTTCGTCCACTTCTCGCCATCATGCAACGGCGCGACCACTGCCGGAACCGCGCTCAGGTTCAGGTCGCCCAGTTCGGCCGCATCGTCGATCTCCACGCCCCGCATCACGGCAGGGCCTTCTCCGCGCGTCGCCAGCAGGAGCACAACCTCCTGCAAAATGCCCGGAAAAACGAGCTTCCGAAAGGAGATCAGCGTGATCTCTGCGCAGTTGTCGACAAGGTAGGCCCGCAAGGCCTTCGCATAGCCGACCTGGAGCAGCTCCGCCGGCAGCACGAGCCCAACACGACCGCCCTCTCTCACAGCAACCATGGACGCGGCGACGAACGGCATCCAGGCATTCATCAGCTTCGTAGTTGGCAGCCCAAGTTCGCGCATGAACCGGAGGGCTCGCTCACGCTCGACCTGCGACCAGTTGCCGAAACGGATATACGGCGGATTGCCGGCAACACCGTCGTGACGACCGTGTTGGGCCGCATCAAACCAGCGAAAGAAATCGTCCTGGATCACACTCCCACCGTGCTCAGCAGCACGGCGAGCCTCAGCCGCCTCGAGCTCGATACCGAGCACGTCAGCCGATCCTGCCTTGGCGACCAGGTGCCGCAGGATCGCGCCGTCGCCCGCCGCCGGCTCCAGCAGCCGAGTCCCGGCGCCCGCCACCCAGGCAGCCACGGCGCGAGCGATCGCGTCGGGGGTGTAGTAGCCGCCTCGGAGCTTGTCGACGTCCGGCGCGATCTTGCTGGTGAAACGAGGCATGCGATGAGTATCCGTGGCGGCACCGACAAGTCGCTGCCACCGGCCGGTGCGTGTCATGCCCGGCGCCGCTACCTCACCGTGTTCTGCTTCCTGCGTGGGATTCATCCGCCTGGACAAGGAAGCTGCACGACTCGAGCTTGCGAAGCTGGTGGAGCAGTACGACAGTCAGCGCGCTGCCCTCGAAGCCCCCGGGTCCACCTACCCGGAGGCCCAGGCAAGGCTCGACTACATCGACAAGATGCTGCGAATCCTCGGCTGGGACGTGAACAACGACGAGGGAGTTCCGCACTCGCTCCGGGACGTCGTCGTTGAGCAGACCCTCTCGGAAGAAGGCAGCGCCGGAAGGCCCGACTACCGGCTTCGCGTGAACGGGCGAGACCGCCTTCCTTGGGAGGCGAAGAAGCCGTCCGTCCGGCTGTCGAACAGCCGGGAATCAGCCCACCAGACCCGCACGTACGGCTTCACCTTGCAGCTACCCGCGGCCGTGCTCACGAACTTCTCCGAGCTCGTCATCTTCGACACGAAGAACGAGCCGGACGAGTCGCAGGCTACCGACTACGCCGTAATCCCCAGATGCCACTTCGCGTACACGGACTATGTGTCACGCTTCGACGACCTGTGGGAGCGCCTGTCGTATGAGTCCGTTGCAAGCGAAGCCTTCTACAGCGTGTACGACTATGCGGAGCCCCTACGCGGCACTTCCGCCTTCGACCAGAGCTTTCTCAAGCACTTCCGGCACTGGCGTCAGCAGCTTGCTCAGGCCATCTCCCTGGAAGATCCTGCACTGGCCGCTGCAGAGGTCGGCCGCCGGACGCAGCGACTGCTAAACGCCATGCTGTTCCTCCGCGTGTGCGAGGACCGCAACATCAAGAAGTACGAGGACCTGCGAAAGTCCTCCGAGGCCGGCGAGCTTTCGAACGAGTTCAAGCGAGCAGACGAGATTTTCAACGCCGGACTCTTCCGGGCGCTGGACTCCGTCCGGATCGATGCGGACGTGCTCGGCTCGGTCGTTCGGGACCTTTACTGGCCGCGCAGCAAGTTCGCCTTCGGTCTCTTGGAGCCCGACACCCTCGCCGCCCTTTACGAGCAGTCTCTGGCCGAGCGCGTCGAGATCGATGAAGAACGGGCCGTGACCTTGGTACCCAAGCCGGAGCTGGCGCACGCAGGAGGCGTCGTCCCCACGCCCGCGGACGTAGTTGACAAGCTCCTCGACCTGGCCCTCGGCCAGCACCTCGTCGTAGGTCAGCCCGTTCCCGCAGACCTGACAGTCGCTGATCCGGCCAGCGGCAGTGGTGTATTCCTCGTGGCCGCGTTGGAGCGCTTAATCCGCCATGAGGAGGCCGCCACGGGTCCTCTCGACCTCGTTGGCCGCGGGCGATTGGCGCGGGAGCACATCTTCGGCGTCGACATCGACGGCGAAGCTGTCGAGGTGGCGCGGCTCAGCCTGCTGCTCGTCGTGCTGGGCGAGGACCTGGTGGACATCGCCACCGCGCAGGCTGTGCTTCCTAGCCTCGACCACAACCTGCAGGTCGGTAACGCCCTCGTCGGCTACGACTTCGACCAGATCGTCCCCGACGCGGCCGCCGAGCCCGAGGTGTGGGCGGCCGTCGCACCGTTCGACTGGGCCCTCGCATTTCCGGAGACGCAGGCGGCCGGTGGCTTTACCTGCCTGATCG is from Blastococcus sp. HT6-4 and encodes:
- a CDS encoding N-6 DNA methylase, with the protein product MPRFTSKIAPDVDKLRGGYYTPDAIARAVAAWVAGAGTRLLEPAAGDGAILRHLVAKAGSADVLGIELEAAEARRAAEHGGSVIQDDFFRWFDAAQHGRHDGVAGNPPYIRFGNWSQVERERALRFMRELGLPTTKLMNAWMPFVAASMVAVREGGRVGLVLPAELLQVGYAKALRAYLVDNCAEITLISFRKLVFPGILQEVVLLLATRGEGPAVMRGVEIDDAAELGDLNLSAVPAVVAPLHDGEKWTKYYLAADEVAGLRSMREDARLTTVGAWASVDVGVVTGRNSFFTMTAGDAAALDLADLTKGLVSRSAQLTGVAFTPADLNEQAITAARTRLLDVPSDVSPETHAGLRRHVEEGEAEEVHLGYKCRIRRDWWRVPSTSSPDGFMLRQIHRYPRIFANLTDATSTDTVHRVTLRRTDATATQLAVASLNSVTCASAEVVGRSYGGGILELEPSEAEHIPIPSPALVDEALATKVDELLRDGRTAEAVELVDQTLLIDALGFTRQEVELASSAWRRLRDRRASRGRSSKVIVSG
- a CDS encoding Eco57I restriction-modification methylase domain-containing protein, which encodes MGFIRLDKEAARLELAKLVEQYDSQRAALEAPGSTYPEAQARLDYIDKMLRILGWDVNNDEGVPHSLRDVVVEQTLSEEGSAGRPDYRLRVNGRDRLPWEAKKPSVRLSNSRESAHQTRTYGFTLQLPAAVLTNFSELVIFDTKNEPDESQATDYAVIPRCHFAYTDYVSRFDDLWERLSYESVASEAFYSVYDYAEPLRGTSAFDQSFLKHFRHWRQQLAQAISLEDPALAAAEVGRRTQRLLNAMLFLRVCEDRNIKKYEDLRKSSEAGELSNEFKRADEIFNAGLFRALDSVRIDADVLGSVVRDLYWPRSKFAFGLLEPDTLAALYEQSLAERVEIDEERAVTLVPKPELAHAGGVVPTPADVVDKLLDLALGQHLVVGQPVPADLTVADPASGSGVFLVAALERLIRHEEAATGPLDLVGRGRLAREHIFGVDIDGEAVEVARLSLLLVVLGEDLVDIATAQAVLPSLDHNLQVGNALVGYDFDQIVPDAAAEPEVWAAVAPFDWALAFPETQAAGGFTCLIGNPPYIRIQVLAAHMPQQLEYFQDARSGYVSAQSHNFDVYMLFLERSLRLIKPEGSLAFVVKHGFTSSAAGGRLRGVLGKKLRKLVHFGVEQLFPGRLTYTCFVVASGTDETSDLTVSLVSNAAAYLNGDSEAASEVSLVRADLGEAVWPIAGAEQATMFTTMEAAAIARLGDENWVDIFVGVQTSADPLFLLRVAADDPASNHVEILDDEGELWSIERGMLRPAIRDVALMPYGDQPDGDYVAIFPYEVEQPHPGQKRGKATPFDLQTMQHRFPKALEYLRAKEGRLRARAATLDEAFWAYGRNQSLWKMDGPKIVNRTMSVAGKAQYVPDRRDHVVPGGGSGPYTLLRPTPQCPISMEVVIALLSHPAVDAYVAARARAFQGGYVVHSKATLQGVPVPALSSEAVDELERNTRQLQEFERRLREENDSVLRGSLVQRREILALKNRSIITEAYGLTDGQVQTTVG